TATTTGCCACTTGGCTTCAGATCAGCGAGGAAGGGAACCTTGTCGCTGACCTTCTGAAAATCATCTAGAGTTAACTGCAGACCAACAGACCTGCCAAGGAGGTCACCAGTTAATGCTTCAAGAAGCAATTACTGGAATAGATGAGAAAAGATACAGTATGCTCCCTCACCTAGCTATGGCAATCAAATGTAAGACAGCATTGGTTGACCCACCAAGAGCCATAACGATAACCATTGCATTGTGCAACGATTTGTGAGTGATAATATCTTGTGGTTTCAGGTCCATTTTGATTAAATCCAAAAGATATTTTCCAGCTAAATGACATTCATCCAACTTCAATGGGTCTTCTGCTGGCGTGGAAGAGCTTTGCcagaaattaataagaaaatggaTCAATTGAAAAATAAGTGGTAGCAAAATGCGACAAtctcaagagagagaaaaagaagcaacAATTTTCTAGTTGGTTTAACAATTTGCATGATGGTGCAACAAACGTAATTTCTACCTGTAGGGCAGTGACATGCCCATTGCCTCAATGGCTGAAGCCATAGTATTTGCTGTATACATCCCCCCACAAGCACCAGCTCCCGGGCATGAATTGCGTATGACATTCATTCTCTGGTCATCAGTGATTGAGCCACTAACATACTCTCCATAACACTGCAAAGAGCATAACCAGAATTTGGAAAAATTAGTCATGTAGCTATACAACACTGCAAACTGTAAAGGATGCTGACTTGCATACTAGCACATTCTTGTTTAGGTATGCCTCTACAtgcaaataagaaaaacaatggaTTATACAACAAATTACAAACACAAACCGCGAAAAGCTATGACTGTATTAGGGACAATGTGTATGCCATCTGCAGACCGAAAGAAGTACCACACCCCTAATGGTATTTTGAGATACAGAAACAATTGAGAAGAAATGGAAGGAATAAACATTGGGCAGCTGATCATCTGTGACACCATTGGgaagcttgctttttgtgccGCCATAAACCACATTTGGACGGAGagaaatcttcgtagatggacatCCAACTCCTGCTCCTTTGAtgggatttggaaggccatctccTTCGATGTCTCCACCAAAGTTGCCTCCATCCCGTCTGCTCGGTCCCGACTCCCCCTGGAACAAACACATCATCCACTCATGGAATCTCCCGCTATCTTTTCTCCCTCCCCACCCCTTGAGGGTCTGTATCCTCTAGTTTTTCTTTGGTTGGGCTTGTCCCTTTGTATGGCCTTGtgccctcccctcccctccttcCCTTTGTATAGTTCTTTCTTCTTgggttaatatatattttattcatccaaaaaaaaaaaacattgggCAGCAATAACAGCTCATAAAATGCAcgaacattaaaaaaataaacaagcaATTAAAATATCAGTCCATCAGCTGTGAAGAATCAACCAAAAAGCAAGGAACACAACCACACTATAACAGTATTAACAGAAAATAATTAAGCACACCTGAAAGGCTGATATTATATCATAAGTATGATCCTGAACATGACCAGGCTGCATACAAACCATATGGAACGAGTAAGTGATCGCAAAATAAATACATATAAAATGAAATTCCTTACAAGTAAGGAATTTGCAAATCAAATAACTTCTGAAGCAAGCCCCGTTGTGACTATATGAATAGTAGAAACCTGGAGCACCTAACTTAGGCATTAAAGTGACTGAATTTATCGCAATAGGGCCACAAGAgccagaaaggaaaaaatacattCTTTTAAACATATACAACCACATATTactaaataaagaaatagaTAGACTTCTGACTGGCAAAAAACTAGAATGTATTAgtacaaaacaaagcaaaagaaaaatcaactTCTAATAAAGGAACAAGCATGGTTCTAAATGTATGAGATTTCACTGATTTCGACAAGGCCGAGATGAAACAACAGATGAATCACAGTATCAACCTTGAGTCGTTACTATGGCCTTTATACAAAAGCACCATTTTGCTTGTATTTTTGCCACATAACATCATCAAATTTCTGGAATATGCTGCTGGGGGTTGCCacatctctccaaagacttttACCGGTTGCTACATATTGGTGAAGATTTAGCTACATTCAATAGTTCTAGGTAATGaactttttccaaaaattattattattattattattttttttaattttattatttattattttttgcaaaaaagtATGATAAGCACCCCAAAGTTgatgatgaaatttttatgTCAGCCACCGAAGCCCAATCTATATGACATGGTGTCAGATATTTTTCTGGTTTCATAAATGGATTTTCCTAgaataaaaaatgtgaaaagGTTAAGGTTAATATCCAGTGGATGGGGCTCAATTTTATATATGGATGGTCAATCTAAGCGTCACtgagtcctttttttttcctgttggtATATTTTTTACNNNNNNNNNNNNNNNNNNNNtttttttttttaatacaacaATACGGTGGTGGATGATGGTTGCATAGGGAGGAGATAGCGACATGGAAGACATAGCATGGAGTGCCAATTTGAGGTGACAAAAGCAAAACACAGTGTAATTAGTGTTGTAAGAAGATCATAGGAGAAGGTGGGGCAAAAAGACAAACAACATTTGGATGGGAATGCTAAAGATGTGGTCACATGTCCTATGGTTCATGTGGAGATTTCTAGGGCCATAGCTGCACACATGAGGGGAGGGCatcaaaggaagaaagaaaaggagaaggcaAGGGGGAATTTGAAAAGTTAGTTCTAGCGACCCAACCAGGATAGGGGATTGATGATGACCCTATATATATGCCTGATGATATGCAGATAAAGACAGAGGGTAGGGATTTTCAGCAGGCATAGGGGAGAATAAACAAAGAGCCTCTAGGAGAGGAGGAGCTGATCCATCTAGAGGatgtggtagtggtagtggtagtggtagtggatCTGTACTGCCACAACCACAGGGGAGGAGGTAAGCTGAGTTGCCCATAAGGAGATCACAGAGTATTAGAGCAGCTCCACCTCCAGTACCACCATGAGAGGACTTTGTACTACAGAAAGATCCTAACATTGACAGAAAAAAAGGCCACATGCAGCATAAATTGAAGCACATGCGGAGTGATACGAAGGGAAAGTTGGGGAGGTTGTGTCTAAGTGGTTGTTATTCCATAGCAACTCAGTAGACACATGCTGCTATGGGGCCCTATTATCAGACTATACTAGATACGGTGGCTGAGGCTGGCCCAGGGGTCAAAAGGCCCGCCGCATACAAGGTGATTAATGTGTATTTTCCCCAGTAGAAACAGGAGCTTCAGGAGTATATAGATTATAGATGGCCTGAAGGGGATGTGGAAGAGCTACCTGGTGATGATTGGACTGGGCCCACGAGAAAATCCATCATTAACCTTATGCTTTACTGTGACAAGAGAATAGTATTCTGCAAATTTTGGATGCATctaaggagaaaaaagatgcaAAATAAATTTATAAGTTGTTGAAGAATGTGGTTCCAGAGGTGAGAGTGGAGAACATTGTCTAGGATGTGATGGACAACGAAAGCAACTTTAAGAAGGCCGGTGAGAAGTTGAAGTGTAATAGTAGGTATCGgctcttttgaaccaatagtTCAGCCCATTGCATTGACCTCATGATAACGGACATAGGAAAGATAAAATTGGTGTAGAGTGTGGTTGAGAGAGTGAGATAGGTAAACATCTTTATCTATAACCATTGGTTTGCATTGAACCTTCCGAGGGAGAATTGTGGTGGGGACTTGGTCAGGCTTGGCATCATTAGATTAGACACAATCTACATTATGTTGAAGAGCTTTGAGGCAAAGAAGGTTGGCCTCAAATCTATATTTGCATCTGAGGAGTGGTTTGGGTCGAGGGAGTTGAGTTCCACTGGTGGTAGGGCAACGCAGTCTACCATTTCATTTGAGGAGTTGTGGCACCACTTGAATATGGTGGTGAAAGTTTTGGACCCATTGGTAAAGTCCTGGGGTTGGTGGACTTTGCTTTCAACCCACCATGCCACACTTGTATGTTGTTGTGGATATGATGAAGAAGTATGAGCACAATGCGATGCCATGTGGCAGCATGGCCTTCCTCAAGATTATCAAGGATCATTGGGAGCTTCAATTATGCATCTATTGTATAAGGCTGGTAAGCATTTTTTTAATGTACCTAATTGACATTGCATTTTATAATTTATCGAATATTTCTATATATTTACAAAATTTATATGTAATCTTCAGCATACTATTTAAACCCAAAGTATCATTGTATTAATATAGCCACAGAAACTTGGGATGAATCCGGATCTTATAGAGGCGTTGAAGCAAGTGGTTGCCAAGTCAGAGCCAAGTGATGTCATACAATCTCTTTGTAGCTTAGAGGTGAGTTTTGCAGTTCATTAAGAATATAATAAGTACTCCAACTGGTATTGGTTGTAACATTAACAATTTTCCAAATAGGTATAGATTAACTCTTTCAGGGATGCCTTGGGGAGTTTTGGAGCCCCCACCGCACTAGCTAGCAGTGAAAATATTGATGTTGGTACACAATTCAGTATCTTATTCTCTTACAGTCTTTCTTACATCTATATTAACTATTAAAACTTGTGAAATGCAAATAACACGTCTTACTGTTGTAGTGCAGCTAAATGCGGGTGTTCTATGGGGAGACACACAAGAATTGAGGAAGATAGCAATTAAGGTGCTCTTCCAAATATATTCCATCTCCAGCTATGAGCGAAACTGGAGTAAATTTTTGCTCATCCATTCCAAGAGGAAGAACCGATTGGGTTCCCAACATCTATCTGGCAGACATGGTGTTAGTGCATTACAATATGAGACTAAAGATGCAACACATACATATGGGTATGGACAATGACAGGAACCTGATTGAGCTTGCCAACATTTTCGAGGTGGAGTCAAAGGAGGATGATCCCTTGGTGGAGTGGGTGAGGGATAGAGGTGAGTCGGTGATGGATCAAGCTAGGGGTAGGCCTGACCCCTAGATAACCAGTCAGATGGATGCTGATGTGGAGGACTTTATAGCTTTAGAAGGTCGCATGCACTCACAAACACTCCGACCATTCAAGCCCACAGTTGACAGggatgatgaggaggatgatctcCACTAGTCCCATTCTAGTGGTCACACTCGCACACAGTCAACGACTATTCATGGAGATGATGGCGGCGATGACGAcgatggtggtgatgatgatggggGTGGTGATAGATATCCTTCCCTTTGAGAAGAGGAAGACTAGTCAAAGGAGTAGGGCGGGAGCCGATTTGATTCATAGGGGAGATCCAGTTTGATCACGCCACATAGGATATGGATAACGGGCCATGTCCATTCTCCTCACGTGCAGAATACATGAGTTGGCTTCGTCACCAATTCCAACCAGATGAGTAGGCTGATTGTATGGACATCGATAAATTGTCTAGCATTGTTGGAGGATTGAGTATAAGGGGCAGTAGAGGAAGTGAGCATTGGCGTGCCCCATCCTTTGCCGAAGAGAGCAGCTGGTTGGAGTTCAGTGCATATGGTGGCAGCTATAACCATTTCACTAGTGTGGGATAGAATACATCTTCATTTGTTCCCAGTGCTTTTGACTTTTGAATATGACACCCATTTAGTCACAAACTGGACCATCATTTGTGGACAACTTCTTCTCCTACCCAGCCCACTAGCCGTACATGTTGGCAACACCATCAAGTCACAATGGCTGATTCTTCACATTACGGTGACAGGTGACAGGTGACAGGTGACCTATACCTTAGGATATGTTACCTCTAGGATGTAGATGATGCCATTTACAGGGCAGTTATGGAGGACTTTGAGCGTATCTTCCGGCACACTATGATGTGGCCAACATTTGTCATGTAGTAGgaagaaaattggaaaaaacACCATTGGTCTATGAAGGGGCCCAATCCTCCACATCATAGTTCATGGTACTTGCAATTAGGATTGCTGAGAAGGTCCACTTTGTAGTTTGTACTCATGTATTTGCAGACTGTATTGTATTGTTGGGACTTTGATGTATAAGTTACATTTACTTTGCACTATTTCATAAAGAATTAATTAATATTATGTTTCTTCATTCATGGTGCAtaatttacttgttttacttCCATTTTCTATCTTGTAGTACTAAAATAATGTGTAGAATAGGCAATATTACATAAGGTATACAATAGGGCTCGGCATATACTACAAACCAAGGGTGCAAATCCAAACCACCACTTTGTGTGACTTTTCTTGTAATATAAAGGTTTACATATGTTTATATAGGATAAAAATAGTTTCCTGAAGTATCAGAACTTGATATGGCTGTTTACTCCCCCcaactcccaaaaaaaaaaaaaaaaaaaggggggccAACAAAAGCATGCTAGCAAAAATGCACTGTTTTCAGTATATTTCAGTCTTAACCGAAATACAACTTTTTGAACTATAGGTGCAAGCTTTCAAATAGAAATGTTCAAACATGCCAACAATGAAAAAATTAATGCAAACCAGTTGGCTACAAAATAGACTTCCAGTAACCAGGAGAACTGGTGTCTGACCTTGATTGTTCCACCATAAACCATGATACTCGGGCGATTAAGTCGGCCCATTGCCATAATTGTACCTGGCATCTGAGGAAGAATTATCATTAATTTCAAAGTAAATAAACTTACAGCAACCTAAAAGCCAAGTAATATGAAAAACCATATCAATATAACTAAAATGTAGACGACTGATGATATCCAAGACAGTTACTAGCATAATCCAAATATCCAAGGATCCAACTACTTGAATATCACTACATTATCACACTCATGAAACAGAATCAGAAAATATTGGAACACAGGAGATAGACCAaggtatttcttcttctttctcttataTTTTCTTCATATTTCAATAAAGGACAAAGACCTCCCTAGAGAATATGAAACTTTggatgattaaaaaataatctaaataTCTTTGGGACAGATACAGATGGTTTAGTACATTGACCCTATGTAAACATACCACCTCCTCCCCCCCTTCCACACCcaggaaaaatagaaacaacaggaagcaaaataaataaataaataaataaataaaaaggtagCATAGGATTAATGAAATAGGAATCAAATGTCAATTTGAAATAACAGAACACTGTCATTTCAGAGTTCAGACTCTGCATCACACAATCTCTTCATTGGCTTGGCATTGAGAAAAGAAGCATCAGACAAAACCCCAGttgtaaatataattaaaagaagGAGCAAAACCAAATCATCTGATGATTCTAAGTGACAACCAAATTGTGACCACCCATTTTTCCTACTCTGAGAAACTTCACCCATgccaaacaaaaacaaacctCTAATAAATCATTGACAGGGCAGCCCCAGGTTAGTGAAGATTTAGAATTCCCCCTCTGATAGTCCCAACATCCACAAAGTTCATTTCTAAGTAATATTAGATATAAAAAGAGTCGCATGCTAAGCATCCTTCGAAAGTTAGAATTTTGCCTTACATCATTGGGCTTATGCTTCTAACATAGTAGATAAAAAGGTTGAATCAAATTAtaagaacaaataaataaattccatTTTCTTCTAACATCAAAGATAAATGGTTTAACATTGGCAGCTCAGCTCAAGTgtataattatagaaaatgcaCAGTTTCCATCCAATGTTTCACCATATTAACTGAGAAAACAAAAATCCTATACATCCAGATAAAGAAACCgaaaattgaacaaaaaaaagaaagaacttaCATTCTTGTCACAACCAGGAATCGAAATGTTCCCGTCATACCACTGGGCGGCCATAACAGTCTCAATACTATCGGCAATCAAGTCCCGGGACTGCAAACTATAGCACATTCCTCGGGTACCCATGGAGATGGCATCACTAACCCCGATCGTATTAAACCTAAAGCCAACCATTCCAGCCTCTGTAACGCCTTCCTTGACAGCTTCGGCGAGGCGTAGGAGGTGCATATTGCAGGTGTTACCCTCGTACCAGACCGAAGAGATGCCGACCTGAGGCTTATGCATGTCGTCATCAGAGAGGCCAACACCATATAAGACGGCCTGAGACCCACCCTGGGACTTGGGTTCGGTGATTCGGGAGCTGTACTTGTTGAGTTTGAGATGTTGAGAGGGGGTTGCTGAGGATTCAGGGGGAGGTGGAACAGCCTCGATCGAAGCACGGATCGTGTGGGGGCGACGGAAGGAACAATAGTGGCGGCGGAGAGGTTGAGGTTCCAAGTATGTAGTGGTGGCGGCGGAGGAGTTGACCGCTGGTGAAAAGAGAGCGGCCTGCATCGTGTAGTGGTGGTGACAGTGGTGGCTCAACTGAAAAAGACTGAAGAAGTTTTGCCAGGGGTTTGAGAATTAAGAGAGGTTGAGGTTCCTCTCTCCTGCAGGGTAACCACCCCACCACATCCCACACCGTCCATTGGGTGTAGGGACCACATCTCACGGTGGGGTGGGTACCTGAAGGGGGAGGGGATCCAATATGGGCCCTGCGGCCTATTCCAGCACGATTTCTGATCAAAATATCCAAACAGGCCCCAGCATTGACAGGGACCCATCAACTCGTTTGTGGGACCACTAGAGGA
This Macadamia integrifolia cultivar HAES 741 chromosome 10, SCU_Mint_v3, whole genome shotgun sequence DNA region includes the following protein-coding sequences:
- the LOC122090473 gene encoding dihydroxy-acid dehydratase, chloroplastic-like isoform X4, with protein sequence MQAALFSPAVNSSAATTTYLEPQPLRRHYCSFRRPHTIRASIEAVPPPPESSATPSQHLKLNKYSSRITEPKSQGGSQAVLYGVGLSDDDMHKPQVGISSVWYEGNTCNMHLLRLAEAVKEGVTEAGMVGFRFNTIGVSDAISMGTRGMCYSLQSRDLIADSIETVMAAQWYDGNISIPGCDKNMPGTIMAMGRLNRPSIMVYGGTIKPGHVQDHTYDIISAFQCYGEYVSGSITDDQRMNVIRNSCPGAGACGGMYTANTMASAIEAMGMSLPYSSSTPAEDPLKLDECHLAGKYLLDLIKMDLKPQDIITHKSLHNAMVIVMALGGSTNAVLHLIAIARSVGLQLTLDDFQKVSDKVPFLADLKPSGKYVMEDVHKIGGTPAIIRYLLEQGLLDGDCMTVTGKTLAENAKLFLPLAEGQQIIRTRENPIKQTGHLQILYGNLAPEGSVAKITGKEGLFFSGPALVFEGEESMIAAISENPMSFQDVALLTDGRFSGASHGYVVGHICPEAQVWGRMRRDEEVMFGRTLDFQAYPMNWIMIPHLAMEFRY
- the LOC122090473 gene encoding dihydroxy-acid dehydratase, chloroplastic-like isoform X1; translated protein: MQAALFSPAVNSSAATTTYLEPQPLRRHYCSFRRPHTIRASIEAVPPPPESSATPSQHLKLNKYSSRITEPKSQGGSQAVLYGVGLSDDDMHKPQVGISSVWYEGNTCNMHLLRLAEAVKEGVTEAGMVGFRFNTIGVSDAISMGTRGMCYSLQSRDLIADSIETVMAAQWYDGNISIPGCDKNMPGTIMAMGRLNRPSIMVYGGTIKPGHVQDHTYDIISAFQCYGEYVSGSITDDQRMNVIRNSCPGAGACGGMYTANTMASAIEAMGMSLPYSSSTPAEDPLKLDECHLAGKYLLDLIKMDLKPQDIITHKSLHNAMVIVMALGGSTNAVLHLIAIARSVGLQLTLDDFQKVSDKVPFLADLKPSGKYVMEDVHKIGGTPAIIRYLLEQGLLDGDCMTVTGKTLAENAKLFLPLAEGQQIIRTRENPIKQTGHLQILYGNLAPEGSVAKITGKEGLFFSGPALVFEGEESMIAAISENPMSFQGKVIVIRGEGPKGGPGMPEMLTPTSAIMGAGLGKDVALLTDGRFSGASHGYVVGHICPEAQEGGQIGLIENGDIITIDAVKRRMDVQVTDEEMAERRKKWTAPAYKATKGVLYKYIKNVQTASRGCVTDE
- the LOC122090473 gene encoding dihydroxy-acid dehydratase, chloroplastic-like isoform X2, with product MQAALFSPAVNSSAATTTYLEPQPLRRHYCSFRRPHTIRASIEAVPPPPESSATPSQHLKLNKYSSRITEPKSQGGSQAVLYGVGLSDDDMHKPQVGISSVWYEGNTCNMHLLRLAEAVKEGVTEAGMVGFRFNTIGVSDAISMGTRGMCYSLQSRDLIADSIETVMAAQWYDGNISIPGCDKNMPGTIMAMGRLNRPSIMVYGGTIKPGHVQDHTYDIISAFQCYGEYVSGSITDDQRMNVIRNSCPGAGACGGMYTANTMASAIEAMGMSLPYSSSTPAEDPLKLDECHLAGKYLLDLIKMDLKPQDIITHKSLHNAMVIVMALGGSTNAVLHLIAIARSVGLQLTLDDFQKVSDKVPFLADLKPSGKYVMEDVHKIGGTPAIIRYLLEQGLLDGDCMTVTGKTLAENAKLFLPLAEGQQIIRTRENPIKQTGHLQILYGNLAPEGSVAKITGKEGLFFSGPALVFEGEESMIAAISENPMSFQGKVIVIRGEGPKGGPGMPEMLTPTSAIMGAGLGKDVALLTDGRFSGASHGYVVGHICPEAQVWGRMRRDEEVMFGRTLDFQAYPMNWIMIPHLAMEFRY
- the LOC122090473 gene encoding dihydroxy-acid dehydratase, chloroplastic-like isoform X3 gives rise to the protein MQAALFSPAVNSSAATTTYLEPQPLRRHYCSFRRPHTIRASIEAVPPPPESSATPSQHLKLNKYSSRITEPKSQGGSQAVLYGVGLSDDDMHKPQVGISSVWYEGNTCNMHLLRLAEAVKEGVTEAGMVGFRFNTIGVSDAISMGTRGMCYSLQSRDLIADSIETVMAAQWYDGNISIPGCDKNMPGTIMAMGRLNRPSIMVYGGTIKPGHVQDHTYDIISAFQCYGEYVSGSITDDQRMNVIRNSCPGAGACGGMYTANTMASAIEAMGMSLPYSSSTPAEDPLKLDECHLAGKYLLDLIKMDLKPQDIITHKSLHNAMVIVMALGGSTNAVLHLIAIARSVGLQLTLDDFQKVSDKVPFLADLKPSGKYVMEDVHKIGGTPAIIRYLLEQGLLDGDCMTVTGKTLAENAKLFLPLAEGQQIIRTRENPIKQTGHLQILYGNLAPEGSVAKITGKEGLFFSGPALVFEGEESMIAAISENPMSFQDVALLTDGRFSGASHGYVVGHICPEAQEGGQIGLIENGDIITIDAVKRRMDVQVTDEEMAERRKKWTAPAYKATKGVLYKYIKNVQTASRGCVTDE